One window of Marmota flaviventris isolate mMarFla1 chromosome 5, mMarFla1.hap1, whole genome shotgun sequence genomic DNA carries:
- the Atox1 gene encoding copper transport protein ATOX1 isoform X1: protein MPKHEFSVDMTCEGCAEAVSRVLNKLGGVDFNIDLPNKKVCIESEHSMDTLLATLNKTGKAVSYIGPK, encoded by the exons AAGCACGAGTTCTCTGTGGACATGACCTGTGAAGGATGCGCTGAAGCTGTCTCCCGAGTCCTCAACAAGCTGGGCG GGGTTGATTTTAACATTGATCTGCCGAACAAGAAGGTTTGCATTGAATCTGAGCACAGCATGGACACTCTGCTGGCGACGCTGAATAAAACCGGAAAGGCTGTTTCCTACATCGGCCCCAAGTAA
- the Atox1 gene encoding copper transport protein ATOX1 isoform X2 produces MPHEFSVDMTCEGCAEAVSRVLNKLGGVDFNIDLPNKKVCIESEHSMDTLLATLNKTGKAVSYIGPK; encoded by the exons CACGAGTTCTCTGTGGACATGACCTGTGAAGGATGCGCTGAAGCTGTCTCCCGAGTCCTCAACAAGCTGGGCG GGGTTGATTTTAACATTGATCTGCCGAACAAGAAGGTTTGCATTGAATCTGAGCACAGCATGGACACTCTGCTGGCGACGCTGAATAAAACCGGAAAGGCTGTTTCCTACATCGGCCCCAAGTAA